In a genomic window of Cuculus canorus isolate bCucCan1 chromosome Z, bCucCan1.pri, whole genome shotgun sequence:
- the ISCA1 gene encoding iron-sulfur cluster assembly 1 homolog, mitochondrial — MAEGPGAAMASSVVRATVRAVSKRKIQATRAALTLTPSAVQKIKQLLKDKPEHVGVKVGVRTRGCNGLSYTLEYTKSKGDSDEEVVQDGVRVFIEKKAQLTLLGTEMDYVEDKLSSEFVFNNPNIKGTCGCGESFNI; from the exons ATGGCAGAGGGCCCGGGGGCGGCCATGGCCTCCTCCGTGGTGCGGGCCACGGTGCGTGCCGTCAGCAAGCGCAAGATCCAGGCCACGCGCGCAGCCCTCACCCTG acccCATCAGCTGTTCAGAAGATAAAACAGCTTCTTAAAGATAAACCTGAGCAT gtaggTGTGAAAGTAGGTGTTCGTACAAGAGGATGCAATGGACTTTCTTACACGTTAGAATATACAAAATCAAAAGGAGACTCTGATGAAGAAGTAGTTCAAGACG GGGTTAGAGTGTTTATTGAGAAGAAGGCACAGCTGACGCTTCTAGGAACTGAAATGGACTATGTAGAAGACAAACTGTCTAGTGAATTTGTCTTCAATAATCCAAACATCAAAGGAACATGTGGCTGTGGAGAAAGCTTTAACATCTGA